Proteins from a genomic interval of Telopea speciosissima isolate NSW1024214 ecotype Mountain lineage unplaced genomic scaffold, Tspe_v1 Tspe_v1.0310, whole genome shotgun sequence:
- the LOC122647971 gene encoding uncharacterized protein LOC122647971: protein MTNGFQPCKLDRIMVNEEWLSAFPSSHANLDSPDISDHSPISLAIQPFPSFGPKPFKYFDMWASHPSFLTTVLQAWEKPVTAFSSPLIAISRKLKKVKQVFKDWNSNTFGNISKQILECKDRLGSIQIRLQLDHCNGALADEEKASLELSCLLAREESFPKQKSIIKWLELGDSNSAYFHRSLKAKVYANSIVHLTALDGSIVSTVKGIKDLVVQHFKGLFTSSQLASPPIPNGLLNKFIPSALHDSLSSIPNEDQIAAAFLSQGFGSPRPGWL, encoded by the coding sequence ATGACGAATGGCTTTCAGCCTTGTAAACTTGACAGAATTATGGTCAATGAGGAATGGCTTTcagccttcccttcttctcatgCCAACTTAGACAGCCCAGACATTTCAGACCACTCCCCCATCTCTCTAGCTATTCagcccttcccttcctttggccccaaaccctttAAATACTTCGACATGTGGGCCTCTCACCCCTCTTTTTTAACCACAGTTCTTCAGGCTTGGGAAAAACCTGTCACTgctttctcttcccccctcaTTGCAATTTCTAGAAAGCTCAAAAAAGTCAAGCAAGTTTTCAAGGATTGGAATTCCAATACTTTTGGGAACATATCTAAACAGATTTTGGAATGCAAGGACAGACTTGGCTCAATTCAGATTCGGCTGCAATTGGATCATTGCAATGGTGCTTTAGCAGATGAAGAAAAGGCTTCTCTTGAGCTCTCTTGCTTACTTGCTCGAGAAGAGAGCTTTCCGAAGCAGAAATCCATAATCAAGTGGCTTGAGCTGGGGGACTCTAATTCTGCTTATTTTCACAGATCACTGAAGGCCAAAGTTTATGCAAACTCCATTGTTCATCTTACAGCCCTGGATGGTTCCATTGTCTCCACTGTTAAAGGTATCAAAGACTTGGTTGTTCAGCATTTCAAGGGCCTCTTCACCAGCTCTCAGTTGGCATCCCCTCCCATCCCGAATGGCCTactcaacaaattcatcccctCGGCCCTCCATGACTCTTTGAGCTCCATTCCTAATGAAGATCAGATTGCGGCTGCTTTCCTCTCTCAAGGTTTTGGGAGCCCCAGGCCCGGATGGCTTTAG